One genomic window of Gossypium hirsutum isolate 1008001.06 chromosome D11, Gossypium_hirsutum_v2.1, whole genome shotgun sequence includes the following:
- the LOC107912584 gene encoding guanine nucleotide-binding protein-like NSN1 → MVKRSKKSKSKRVSLKQKYKVIRKVKEHHKKKAKEAKKSGLKHKRKVEKDPGIPNDWPFKEQELKALEARRARALEELEQKKAARKERAKKRKMGLLEDDEKELSVEEVKGIDFSTGIVNARDNSDRAFYKELVKVIEASDVILEVLDARDPLGTRCVDMEMMVMKSGPDKHLVLLLNKIDLVPREAVEKWLKYLREELPAVAFKCSTQEQRSNLGWKSSKAMKPSNLLQTSDCLGAETLIKLLKNYSRSHEIKKSITVGVIGLPNVGKSSLINSLKRCHVVNVGATPGLTRSMQEVQLDKNVKLLDCPGVVMLKSSGNDASIALRNCKRIEKLDDPVAPVKEILKLCPERLLVTIYKIPGFESVDEFLQNVATVRGKLKKGGIVDVEAAARIILHDWNEGKIPYYTMPPGRNQEELSEARIVTELGKEFNVDEVYNTESSFIGSLKSADDFHSVQVPPSHPLNFDETILEDNARPLPSTEVDESQEVISDEPMASEEHDAEKAKSKSTTSKQNEKLYAVEGMFNPKMKRAEKKRKKKAKNKSTLGGDAMDDEGDYDFGVDYVKGKGQNTCGVPMSGIEVDE, encoded by the exons ATGGTGAAGAGGAGCAAAA AGAGCAAGAGCAAGCGAGTTTCACTGAAGCAAAAGTACAAGGTTATAAGAAAAGTAAAAGAACACCATAAGAAGAAAGCTAAAGAAGCCAAAAAGTCGGGATTGAAGCATAAGCGGAAGGTTGAGAAGGATCCTGGGATCCCCAATGATTGGCCTTTCAAGGAACAAGAGCTCAAAGCTCTCGAAGCTCGTCGAGCTCGGGCGCTCGAAGAACTGGAGCAAAAGAAAGCTGCCCGCAAGGAGAGG GCTAAAAAGAGGAAGATGGGTTTACTAGAGGATGATGAAAAAGAATTAAGTGTAGAAGAGGTGAAGGGAATTGATTTTTCTACTGGAATTGTAAATGCCCGGG ATAACTCAGATAGAGCTTTCTACAAGGAGTTGGTTAAGGTAATTGAAGCATCAGATGTCATTCTGGAAGTCCTTGATGCTAGAGATCCGCTTGGTACCCGTTGTGTCGACATGGAAATGATGGTGATGAAATCAGGCCCTGATAAACACCTAGTATTACTTTTGAATAAGATTG ATCTTGTTCCTCGAGAAGCTGTTGAAAAGTGGCTCAAATATCTTAGGGAAGAGTTACCGGCTGTTGCCTTTAAGTGCAGCACTCAAGAGCAGAGGTCAAATTTAGGGTGGAAATCTTCTAAAGCAATGAAGCCTAGTAATCTTCTGCAAACCAGCGACTGTCTTGGAGCAGAAACTCTcattaaattgttgaaaaattACTCAAGAAGTCATGAG ATAAAGAAGTCCATAACTGTTGGTGTTATTGGCCTGCCTAATGTTGGCAAGAGCAGCCTAATTAACAGCTTGAAAAGATGCCACGTTGTCAATGTTGGTGCTACTCCAGGGTTGACGAGATCAATGCAAGAGGTTCAACTGGACAAGAATGTAAAATTATTGGACTGTCCTGGTGTTGTTATGCTTAAATCTAGTGGAAATGATGCATCAATAGCTCTTCGAAACTGCAAAAGAATAGAAAAGTTGGATGATCCGGTTGCTCCAG TGAAAGAGATTCTCAAGCTTTGTCCAGAGCGACTGTTGGTGACAATATACAAGATCCCGGGCTTTGAATCAGTTGATGAATTCCTTCAGAATGTAGCCACTGTAAGGGGTAAGCTCAAAAAAGGTGGTATTGTGGATGTCGAAGCTGCTGCAAGGATCATTTTGCACGATTGGAATGAAG GTAAAATTCCCTATTACACCATGCCCCCGGGCCGAAATCAAGAAGAGCTTTCGGAGGCAAGGATTGTCACAGAACTTGGAAAAGAGTTCAATGTTGATGAGGTTTACAACACAGAATCTTCGTTCATTGGAAGCCTCAAGTCGGCAgatgattttcattctgttcaagtCCCCCCTAGCCACCCTCTCAATTTCGATGAGACTATACTAGAG GACAATGCGCGGCCTTTGCCATCAACTGAAGTTGATGAAAGCCAAGAAGTTATATCCGATGAGCCAATGGCTTCAGAAGAACATGATGCTGAAAAAGCCAAGTCAAAATCTACTACAAGCAAGCAAAACGAGAAGTTATATGCAGTAGAAGGTATGTTTAACCCAAAAATGAAGAGGgcagagaaaaagagaaagaaaaaagccAAAAACAAATCAACATTAGGGGGTGATGCCATGGATGATGAAGGCGACTATGACTTTGGTGTGGATTATGTGAAGGGGAAGGGTCAAAATACTTGTGGGGTGCCAATGTCAGGTATTGAAGTTGATGAGTAG
- the LOC107912585 gene encoding LOW QUALITY PROTEIN: vesicle-associated membrane protein 722 (The sequence of the model RefSeq protein was modified relative to this genomic sequence to represent the inferred CDS: inserted 1 base in 1 codon), with translation MGQQSLIYAFVARGTVVLADYTEFSGNFTSIASQCLQKLPASNNKFTYNCDGHTFNYLVDNGFTYCVVAVESAGRQVPIAFLERIKEDFTKRYGGGKAAAAPANSLSKEFGPKLKEHMQYCIDHPEEVSKIAKVKAQVSEVKGVMMENIEKVLDRGEKIELLVDKSENLRSQAQDFRQQGTQMRRKMWLQNMKIKLIVLGXLIALILIIVLSVCHGFNC, from the exons ATGGGGCAACAATCGCTGATCTACGCCTTCGTGGCACGAGGCACCGTCGTTTTAGCCGACTACACCGAGTTCTCCGGCAACTTCACCTCCATTGCTTCTCAGTGCCTCCAGAAACTTCCTGCTTCCAACAACAAGTTCACTTACAACTGCGACGGCCATACCTTTAACTATCTCGTTGATAACGGCTTTA CTTACTGTGTGGTTGCTGTTGAATCTGCTGGGCGACAGGTGCCAATTGCCTTTCTTGAGAGAATTAAGGAGGATTTTACCAAGAGATATGGTGGAGGAAAAGCTGCAGCTGCTCCTGCAAACAGCTTGAGCAAGGAGTTTGG GCCAAAGTTGAAGGAGCATATGCAGTATTGCATTGATCATCCAGAGGAGGTTAGTAAGATTGCCAAAGTGAAAGCTCAAGTTTCAGAAGTCAAAGGAGTTATGATGGAAAACATTGAGAAG GTTCTGGACCGTGGTGAAAAAATTGAGCTTTTGGTGGATAAATCAGAAAATCTTCGCTCCCAG GCACAAGATTTCAGGCAGCAGGGGACCCAGATGAGGAGAAAGATGTGGTTACAGAACATGAAAATAAAGCTGATCGTGCTCG TTCTGATCGCCTTGATTCTCATCATCGTACTGTCTGTCTGTCATGGCTTCAACTGTTGA
- the LOC107912586 gene encoding protein SULFUR DEFICIENCY-INDUCED 1 isoform X1 translates to MNSISSNNNHNQQMRIMRTTMMKKMKKNSSSSSNEEDLYHVIHKVPHGDSPYVKAKHAQLIEKNPEAAIVLFWKAINAGDRVDSALKDMAVVMKKLDRSEEAIEAIKSFRSRCSKQAQESLDNVLIDLYKKCGRLDEQIELLKRKLRLIYQGEVFNGKPTKTARSHGKKFQVSVKQEISRLLKSNYLTAEVIYRKAQMIDPDANKACNLGLCLIKQGRFDDAGSVLGDVLQGKIPGSEDDKAKNKARELLMEVKAIQPPLELSDIVGLEDEFFNGLELLMNAYAPGRSKRLPIFEEISSFRDQLAC, encoded by the exons ATGAATTCCATCAGTTCCAACAACAATCACAACCAGCAGATGAGGATAATGAGAACCACcatgatgaagaagatgaagaagaacaGTAGCAGCTCAAGTAATGAAGAAGATCTTTATCATGTTATTCATAAAGTTCCTCACGGTGATTCTCCTTATGTTAAAGCCAAACATGCTCAG CTGATAGAAAAGAATCCAGAAGCAGCAATAGTATTATTTTGGAAGGCGATAAATGCTGGGGATAGAGTGGACAGTGCACTAAAGGACATGGCCGTGGTGATGAAGAAACTCGACCGAAGCGAAGAAGCCATTGAGGCTATCAAGTCTTTCAGGTCTCGTTGCTCAAAACAAGCACAGGAGTCACTTGACAATGTTCTCATTGACTTGTACAAG AAATGTGGTAGATTAGACgagcaaattgaattattgaaaagaaagttgagaTTAATATACCAGGGAGAGGTGTTCAATGGAAAACCAACCAAGACAGCTCGCTCCCATGGGAAGAAGTTTCAAGTTTCTGTTAAGCAAGAAATTTCAAGATTACTG AAATCGAACTACTTGACGGCGGAGGTGATTTATAGAAAAGCACAGATGATCGATCCGGATGCCAACAAGGCCTGCAACTTGGGTCTTTGCTTGATCAAACAAGGCAGGTTTGATGATGCAGGTTCGGTCCTTGGAGATGTATTGCAAGGTAAAATTCCAGGTTCAGAGGACGATAAAGCCAAGAATAAAGCTCGGGAATTGTTAATGGAAGTTAAAGCCATTCAGCCACCTTTGGAGTTGTCTGATATTGTGGGACTTGAAGATGAGTTTTTCAATGGGCTTGAGCTGTTAATGAATGCATATGCCCCTGGTAGATCAAAGAGACTGCCCATTTTTGAAGAGATCTCCTCATTTAGAGATCAATTGGCTTGTTAG
- the LOC107912586 gene encoding protein SULFUR DEFICIENCY-INDUCED 1 isoform X2: MNSISSNNNHNQQMRIMRTTMMKKMKKNSSSSSNEEDLYHVIHKVPHGDSPYVKAKHAQLIEKNPEAAIVLFWKAINAGDRVDSALKDMAVVMKKLDRSEEAIEAIKSFRSRCSKQAQESLDNVLIDLYKGEVFNGKPTKTARSHGKKFQVSVKQEISRLLKSNYLTAEVIYRKAQMIDPDANKACNLGLCLIKQGRFDDAGSVLGDVLQGKIPGSEDDKAKNKARELLMEVKAIQPPLELSDIVGLEDEFFNGLELLMNAYAPGRSKRLPIFEEISSFRDQLAC, translated from the exons ATGAATTCCATCAGTTCCAACAACAATCACAACCAGCAGATGAGGATAATGAGAACCACcatgatgaagaagatgaagaagaacaGTAGCAGCTCAAGTAATGAAGAAGATCTTTATCATGTTATTCATAAAGTTCCTCACGGTGATTCTCCTTATGTTAAAGCCAAACATGCTCAG CTGATAGAAAAGAATCCAGAAGCAGCAATAGTATTATTTTGGAAGGCGATAAATGCTGGGGATAGAGTGGACAGTGCACTAAAGGACATGGCCGTGGTGATGAAGAAACTCGACCGAAGCGAAGAAGCCATTGAGGCTATCAAGTCTTTCAGGTCTCGTTGCTCAAAACAAGCACAGGAGTCACTTGACAATGTTCTCATTGACTTGTACAAG GGAGAGGTGTTCAATGGAAAACCAACCAAGACAGCTCGCTCCCATGGGAAGAAGTTTCAAGTTTCTGTTAAGCAAGAAATTTCAAGATTACTG AAATCGAACTACTTGACGGCGGAGGTGATTTATAGAAAAGCACAGATGATCGATCCGGATGCCAACAAGGCCTGCAACTTGGGTCTTTGCTTGATCAAACAAGGCAGGTTTGATGATGCAGGTTCGGTCCTTGGAGATGTATTGCAAGGTAAAATTCCAGGTTCAGAGGACGATAAAGCCAAGAATAAAGCTCGGGAATTGTTAATGGAAGTTAAAGCCATTCAGCCACCTTTGGAGTTGTCTGATATTGTGGGACTTGAAGATGAGTTTTTCAATGGGCTTGAGCTGTTAATGAATGCATATGCCCCTGGTAGATCAAAGAGACTGCCCATTTTTGAAGAGATCTCCTCATTTAGAGATCAATTGGCTTGTTAG